The genomic stretch ttttataattttgtttattgtggctagcctatttgcttgtccagttgcttgtcctgatgatgtgacaggaggagtttgtggctagcctatggctggATTAttaccattgtggatgctcttaacatTTCCTATTTTTGTTTTCCACGTTACCCTCACACGGAAATATGTAGATAAAATTGGTGAAATCCCAATTTTTTAATCAATACTtcctttgtcccataaaaatagagagTTTAGGAACAATAtgggttttaatgtgaaattgataaagtataaaaaatgtaaaaatacaaagtgattgaaatattgttgATGGAGAATGAGGGGAGAGAAAATacttctcaaaaataaaaataaaaagggcCTATTTTTATAGAAGGgatcaaaattgaaaaagaagAGTATATTACATATTCTCGGTTGGTGTAATACTGTATTAATAATTAATGTTATGCAAACTCAAACTACCAATAAAATAGGATTCCGTACAACCTGCCAAAGAAATCAATAATTTCCGATTTTTTTACAAGTTGCGTCTATAGTGAGTGGCCCATTCAACAAGCTTGTAGCATTCCATTAAATCAAGGTGTGATTTGTCAAGATGACTATATACTCTCATTAATTTCTATTCATTGCCCATTCTTTTGCCAACGTGTATCTCTAAACCAACATTCAATCATTCATTGCCTTGACAGTGAAACTAGATCCACTATGCAAGTTTTGAGTTTATGTGGTTATACTTACAGATTATAGAAGCTGAGAAAATATTTTAGTGTGGAGTTCTGGCTTGTCACTAAGATCTAATCACTTCTATTATTGACATGACTCTAGGATATAATAACcgtaataaatttaaaatggtAAAGTATACTACATAATACTCCTATTATGTATTGAATCAAGTTTTGGCTAACTACTAAATAGTTGAAAAAGTTTCTCGGACGAGAAAAAGACACCATAAAAACTATAATTCTTGTAATAAAAACTATAAAGAcaccataataataaaatacaagtaaaattaattagtaatgtATTGGTCCAATTaccaaaaataacaaaaactaaACAATACAACTAATGATAGACATCCCAAAATAGTTCTTATAAGTCATTTATTAAGGTACGATTACGGAGTTCAGCAAGAATAGGTAAAAGATAAAGaggaatttaaatttaatttatatggatagtgataaaatacaaactcatatatcgtacaaacttcaaactatgatctagatcgttaaaaaatattaacagattacaaaatagtagcaatagaaaatgtcaatacagtgtcaACATAATATCAACACAGCATCAACTGTTGACACTgcgttgacattttctgttatttgttgacattttctaacgatccaaatcataatttaaaatttgtataatatttagagtttgtattttgattatatttgcgTGTGAAGTGAAAAAGCTAATTATGTTCAAATTAAGATAACAAACATACAGAATGAGACACAATCTGTACGTATGAATAAGGAAATCGGCGACAAATTGTAAAGTAGAAAAACATCGCATGATAAGACTAGACAGATAACATAAGCGGCAAGGAGAAAACAGCCCAACTTCTCATGCCACAAACGCCACCGACAAGCGCGCCGAGTGATCGGTCGCCAGTGGCGGCTTCCCCGCCCTCGGTGGCCTACCACCCACATGCCCCCCCTCCACACACTTCACCGGCTGCGGCCCCACACTCACCGCCTTCTCCTGCCTGCAGCTCATCATCAGCAACCCCCCTccccccttcttcttccccccTTCCTCCTCCTGCCTCACGAACGCCGCCCTCCCGATCTCCGACACGCTCGCCCTGTCGAACCCCTCCGCCGTCGTCACGCTCCAGTCGATGCTCACCTCACTCGGCGCGTAGCACTCCGTCCCCGCCACGCTCGGCGTCGGCGGCTCGTCCTCGCTCCTCCTCCCCCCGTACTGAGCGAATCTCCTCGCGTTGAACGCGGGAGCCTCGTCGAGCGAGTCCCTGCGCCGGTACATCGGATAGGTCGTCGTCTGAGTAGAGAAGCTCTCGATCTCGAAGAGATCAGAGCTGGCATCACTGACGTCGTCGTCAGTGTTCACCACGCGCAGGACAGGTGGCACCGCCTCGTGGACCGGTTGGAAGACTTCCAGCGAATCACGAGGCGGCTCTTCCACCAGAGTCATAGGCTTTGTGATGATTGGTTTGAGGACAGGTTTGGCCACAACCTGGCTTGCATTATTGCTGTTCAGGAGCGGGAAGGAGAAACTTCCCGCTCCGTCCACGAACGGACGCCCAGAGGCTGATATCCGTTGCTGACGCGGCGGATCGGCCTGTGGGGGGAAGCCGTCCACGCCTCTGATTATTTCCAGGACCTCCTTTCTAGCTGAGCAATTCCTGGACAGCGGCTTCGGTCCACACATATAATTGGCTTTCCCTCCGTCCTGATTCTCAGAATCGGACGTGGTGGCGTCCTTGACGTCGACGGATTTCTTGCCACTGCAGCAGCATTTCCGGCCGAAGCTCCATTTCCTGGTTCTCCTGTTCCCGTCGTTGGAGTTGAAGTTTCTGAGGGAGACTCCGACGGCGCCGGGGGGATTGGCGAGGAGGCCGGTCTGGCTGTTCCAGCTGGCCTCGGAGGAGGCGGTGGGCGTGGCGTGGAACGACCGGGTCCGGAAATTCCGGGCCGGGTAGCCGTCGGTGGAGGAGACAGAGGAGAGTCTGGGAACAGAGAGTATGTCATGGGACATGGGTTGCTTCTTGATGAGCTGTTTGGGGTcggtgttgttgttgttgttatcGCTGAAATAGCGCTGGGCGTCGAAGATGCTTATCTCCCTGTCTTCGACGCCCGGCACGATCTTTTCTTGGGATTTTTTATCGTTTGGTTTGAGGTAGGAGGAGAAAGATGCATCTTGAAAAGTGGTGCCATTGTTGTGAGTGTGAGTGTGGGGAGATGTAGAAGATCTGTAGTGAAGAGGAGTTTCCAAGACAGGAAACATTGGCTGCCGCTGCTGCTGTGTGGAACTGTACTTGAAACTTTTCACCATTGATGGTGGATCCATCTTACACTGTTAGAGCTAAGGGAACTCAAaattgtgtgtttgtgtgtgtgtgtctcaACTCAAATAAGCTCTGCTCAACTTGTGTGTATAAGTAGATACTCTCCCTTCCCTCCGCCTAATTAATTTAGAAAgtagtatatttatttaatcacaATGTAAAGCAAAATACTCCCTCTGCGGGCTCCATTCATAGAAAATAGACAAAGTTGTacatgacacgagttttaatgcataattggtaaaaaaAAGAGAGTGAGAGAATGTGATGAacgtagtgttagtggattatgaggtCCACATTTAGAATGACGTGTATGGTTAGTActgattttaaattttctatttttagatatagtctaattttggtgtagggcctaaaatggtaaaacttAGTCTATTTTTAGTAGATGAGAGGCTCAATTATAAGACGCAAAATCATTAAATTCAGATTAGATATAACATATTCTAGTGATAAGAAAACAGTTTGTGCAATAAATTAACTTCCAAACTCGCATTAATAGAAAAGGGCCATCCTACTGACATTAAAATCATGTTGGTATATTTAGAGGGTCCTAGGCAAAATGACTCAATGTACAATTTGTTAAAAAAACTGGTGACCTCCTGGATACagtttttttgaaaaaaaatacagaaatagGAAAAGATATATGCATGAATCTTGGTTGAGTGGTCAGTATTCTGCCATGTTATTATTTTCTTGGTTTATTTCACCAGACATGTATAGACCAGAGCGTGATTATTGATCTCAGATCTTACACTTCCATCAATATTTTCTTACATTCTTGCATTTTTCAAGAACAATTCATCTTGCCCTGTTTCATGACTTTGGTCTTTGAATTAGGCGTAACATTTTACGGTTTGTGGTGCTTCTGCATATTAAGAGAAAAACGTTTTATATTGTCTTATTATTTCCATTGCaatttttgttctattgttttattcatttatttgaatataataAATAGAGTACCACATGTGCACGactttgatttttttcatattCATAAACATTGTAAGAAAAATTAGTGTACAAGCAaggattaattaaatttgatagTAATTATCAAGGTGAACGCGTTGGATATAATTGTGCACCTACTCTTCAATCTAATGCGTAAATATTGTTCATGTGATaatgtgcaaattatttgaaagtGTTGTCAAAGACAACACAAGGATCACGAGATGGACATATTAGTAATAGATGGGAACCAATTAACTAACAATCTGAATGAATGATTTGTTGATATGGGTGTCACATATGTGTGCtatgtaagagcatccacagtggtgtgAATGTCGGCGGACATCCCagcggacttcccaaaaacactgcACCGCCACGTTATAAGGACCTCCCACTGcgctgtcacgtcataaggtcatcccactgcacaatggtggacatccccaaggacatcccggcggacatccacaatagtaaaaattcaaaaatatgtaatttacggaattaaaatttcgacacgaatacggggaaaatgcaacaattttatttaaaaaaaacatacatatttatatttaaaaaagtacataattcaccaaaaaaaaccatcccaaaccaaaaaacgattcaaacaaagtacatgttatgccttgaatctctatagtttgccgctagccgaacggggtatgatatgtttttgttttaggcCTTCATTTCAGACGATAATACATGAGTTagagtttttaaaaaatcatatatatagagtttgcaacgagctgtatatatagagtttgcaacgaaccgtatatatagagtttttaaaataaaaaattaaaaaatcacaacGTCCGCCGCGACGTCCGTtgtggcaccgcaatggcgggCGTCACGACGCACGTCGTCGGAAAGCACCGGATCTGCGGTGTCCGCAGccgacgtccgcgtccgcccctcgcacgcctaatggcggatgtcccgcacggacgtccggcacgccggtccgacgcCGCCGGGACGTCctccgttgcggatgctctaaggatgCATTTTCCTACTTACACGGAAACTAAGTCTCTTATGCGGTGGTCGGTGTATGTAATACATTTAAACTATCTGAAGGATACTGGTCAACGGATTGAATCTTTGATTTAAGATATTATTTTTCAGAAATCATAAACTTTTAAGGGAACATAGGAGCGCATAAATCACTTTGCATTCGTCACGCATAAATCACTTTGCATTTGTTTAGAAGATTAGTTTGCCTGATTATAGGAACGTTTCCAAGTTCGTTGATATGTGAGTTTTAAGTGTTTCAATATGCTATGAGAAAATCGTTTTATATTTAAAGACAATACGCTAATTGGAGAATACTAGCCGGATCGTAATTTGTATTGgggaaatggtttgtttttatcCTACTTACAATtagtttgttttaatttttctagTAATTTTCAATGCATTTTGTTTACTTCCTTTCTTTCAATTGTAATAGACAAAATATCGTCCTTATGTGTATACGTGTCTTATGCAAATACCATAGGATGAGATTATATTTATAGCAATTAGTACAGTTAAGAATTGGCTAATTGCAGACAATCTAACCGTGATTTCttggaaaagaaagaaaacaaaagcaCACTCTGATCTTTGCATTAATCATATATTTACAAAGATAAGATGCAATCTTGGTAGTTATGAACAATGTCCATATTATAATTAGTAGTATTAGATAAATCTGCTAGCCCACACCCGGAGTATTTGATTTGGTGCTTGAGatttcataaaattttcaaTGCTTGGCCCCATTACCTTAAAATATTGACTTAGGGTAATAAGCGCTTTCTGTCAGTTTCTTGGACAGCAGAACAAAGTGTAGTCTATTAAAAGATAATGATTTCCAACATGATTGCAAAAAATTCATGGTCATCTTATCACCTTTTCATGACACTAGCAAAAGTTTCAAATCATTCAAAATGACCATTCCATTATATATCTTGGTTTTGTCTCTAAACGATAATCCCCTTCAATCCATGTGGGCTTCTCCATTATACAACCATGCATGTCCGCAGCTTCTTCCTAGCTATTGCATCAACTCAAACTCGAGTAGCTTATCATAAGGTTTTGGATAACCCTACTCCGATTGTAGGTTAATCAAGTGCGAACTAATCGGATTAGAAATTGCTAACTCTAATCCTTACGTGTGAGTTTCAGGTTAGCCCCACAGACTAATCGGGTTGCTAAcgataaaattattcatatttCTATAATGTAAAACCTTTATTGTGAGAATTTTGGAATATATAATTGATCTCGAACCTTCTAATGCACTGTAAAATACTATCtctatcccttaaaaatagaaactattttcattttggtccgtcctttaaaaatagaaacttacttccactaactttctctctcttactgtactctttttttttctctctctctctctctctatctataattattctctcttactttactaatttttattaaaacccgcgccatttcaaaagtttttatttttcaaggatGGAGGTAGTATGACGTACGAGAAGAATGGCGAATGACGTTTGATCAATCCTGAAAtgttaaattaatactccctccgtcccactacaagtgatggatttcttttaggcacgagatttaagaaaatgatatatgttgagttaaagtggagaaaataaagtatgagagaggaaaaagtaagagagatgaagagagaataaagtaagaaagagagaataaagtaagagagagggaataaagtaagagggggttaaagtttttttttaaaggaaattgatcacttgtgatgggacggaggaagtagtataTAAGAATATTTTATGGTGAAACTTGACAATGAAAATCTAATTTAagatatgtaaaattaaaataaacataaacTTATCCAtcaatatgttttttttctctctctctatctataactattctctcttactttaccaattttctattaaaacccgtgccattataaaagtttctatttttcaaggacggaggtagtatgacATACGAGAAGAATGGCGAATGACGTTTGATCAATCCTGAAATATTGAATTAATagttgatgcactttttattagcactataaatacctgtaagtatacagagtatgaatagtatagctaaaggttagtaccagatatcgatcacggggaaaacaaacATAGACTGCctatcctctactaaaactcGATTACTATTTGAAAAACCGAAAATTTTGaagattttttaaaacaaagaactaccgaaagcaaaga from Salvia splendens isolate huo1 chromosome 4, SspV2, whole genome shotgun sequence encodes the following:
- the LOC121797652 gene encoding protein PHYTOCHROME KINASE SUBSTRATE 4-like translates to MDPPSMVKSFKYSSTQQQRQPMFPVLETPLHYRSSTSPHTHTHNNGTTFQDASFSSYLKPNDKKSQEKIVPGVEDREISIFDAQRYFSDNNNNNTDPKQLIKKQPMSHDILSVPRLSSVSSTDGYPARNFRTRSFHATPTASSEASWNSQTGLLANPPGAVGVSLRNFNSNDGNRRTRKWSFGRKCCCSGKKSVDVKDATTSDSENQDGGKANYMCGPKPLSRNCSARKEVLEIIRGVDGFPPQADPPRQQRISASGRPFVDGAGSFSFPLLNSNNASQVVAKPVLKPIITKPMTLVEEPPRDSLEVFQPVHEAVPPVLRVVNTDDDVSDASSDLFEIESFSTQTTTYPMYRRRDSLDEAPAFNARRFAQYGGRRSEDEPPTPSVAGTECYAPSEVSIDWSVTTAEGFDRASVSEIGRAAFVRQEEEGGKKKGGGGLLMMSCRQEKAVSVGPQPVKCVEGGHVGGRPPRAGKPPLATDHSARLSVAFVA